In Mesorhizobium sp., one DNA window encodes the following:
- a CDS encoding KTSC domain-containing protein encodes MPSTSIWRFEYDETAMVLSVWFVASGRRYDYRGVPPEVAGDFRRAFSKGRFFNARIRDRYPFIQVREGNDRAPASLPDQSRGASQ; translated from the coding sequence ATGCCTTCGACTTCGATCTGGCGGTTCGAATATGACGAGACGGCAATGGTGCTGTCCGTCTGGTTCGTCGCGTCGGGCCGGCGCTACGACTATCGCGGCGTGCCGCCCGAGGTGGCGGGAGACTTCCGCCGCGCCTTCTCCAAGGGTCGCTTCTTCAACGCCCGCATCCGCGACCGCTACCCTTTCATCCAAGTCCGCGAGGGGAACGATCGCGCTCCCGCCTCGTTGCCTGATCAGAGCCGAGGAGCAAGCCAATGA
- a CDS encoding DUF6766 family protein — protein MKVLRDNGLTIVLLGAFAFSLAGMLFSGLAQENEMRALHGQSALTLGVYLLSGSFLSALFENWESEFLQMSAYVVLTAILFQRGSAESRDPDDPYRPGDEVPPHRRAASRIGEWIYDHGLGLVLALLFVLSFVLHWLSSAEARNEEALAHGQPAASLVAHLGDPTFWFESFQNWQSEFLSTAVLVVLSIFLRHRGSPESKPLAASNSDTGG, from the coding sequence ATGAAAGTCCTGCGCGACAACGGCCTCACCATCGTGCTTCTCGGCGCCTTCGCCTTCAGCCTCGCGGGCATGCTCTTTTCCGGCCTGGCGCAGGAGAACGAGATGCGCGCCCTCCACGGCCAATCGGCGTTGACGCTCGGCGTCTATCTCCTGTCCGGCTCCTTCCTGTCGGCCCTTTTCGAAAATTGGGAGAGCGAGTTCCTGCAGATGTCGGCCTATGTCGTCCTGACCGCGATCCTCTTCCAACGCGGCTCGGCCGAATCGCGGGACCCGGACGACCCCTATCGGCCGGGCGACGAGGTCCCGCCGCATCGTCGCGCGGCAAGCCGGATCGGCGAATGGATCTACGACCACGGCCTCGGCCTGGTGCTGGCGCTGCTCTTCGTCCTGTCCTTCGTCCTGCACTGGCTGTCGAGCGCCGAGGCGCGCAACGAGGAAGCGCTGGCCCATGGACAGCCTGCCGCTTCCCTCGTCGCCCATCTCGGCGACCCGACCTTCTGGTTCGAGTCGTTCCAGAACTGGCAGTCGGAATTCCTGTCGACGGCTGTCCTCGTCGTCCTGTCGATCTTCCTGCGCCATCGGGGGTCGCCGGAATCGAAGCCACTCGCCGCGTCCAATAGCGACACTGGGGGCTGA
- a CDS encoding L,D-transpeptidase has protein sequence MSDTFAGRLSRRAFLAGAAGAGLSPAFPALAQMERKPNTTVPDLDSPARMYAALVDGGHQLPAIPVDKLNKRLVRQVVIDPTFEKPGTIVVDTSTHYLYFVLEGRKALRYGVSLGKAGFEWTGSATIQFKKAWPVWTPPPEMINRKPELAKYANGMPPGPQSPLGARALYLFKNGKDTMYRLHGTPEWSSIGKNASSGCVRMLNQDVIDLHARVSGPTMVHVRHSMYLGANAGSAGSSKPTTEAIDSGVPEGAEEL, from the coding sequence ATGTCTGATACTTTCGCAGGGCGCCTGAGCCGGCGCGCATTTCTGGCCGGCGCGGCGGGTGCCGGCCTGTCTCCGGCCTTTCCGGCGCTGGCGCAGATGGAGCGCAAGCCGAACACCACGGTTCCCGACCTCGACAGCCCGGCGAGGATGTATGCGGCGCTGGTCGACGGCGGCCACCAGCTGCCGGCGATCCCGGTCGACAAGCTCAACAAGCGCCTGGTGCGCCAGGTCGTCATCGACCCGACCTTCGAGAAGCCCGGCACGATCGTCGTCGACACCTCGACGCACTATCTCTATTTCGTGCTGGAGGGGCGCAAGGCGCTGCGCTACGGCGTCTCGCTGGGCAAGGCCGGGTTCGAATGGACCGGCAGCGCCACGATCCAGTTCAAGAAGGCCTGGCCGGTGTGGACGCCGCCGCCCGAGATGATCAACCGCAAGCCGGAACTGGCGAAATATGCCAATGGCATGCCGCCCGGCCCGCAGAGCCCGCTCGGCGCGCGCGCGCTCTACCTGTTCAAGAACGGCAAGGACACGATGTACCGGCTGCACGGCACGCCGGAATGGAGCTCGATCGGCAAGAACGCCTCGTCGGGCTGCGTGCGCATGCTGAACCAGGACGTGATCGACCTGCACGCCCGCGTCAGCGGGCCGACGATGGTGCATGTGCGGCACTCGATGTATCTCGGCGCCAACGCCGGCAGCGCGGGTTCGTCGAAGCCGACGACCGAGGCGATCGATTCAGGCGTGCCCGAGGGCGCGGAGGAATTGTAG
- a CDS encoding type II toxin-antitoxin system RelE/ParE family toxin, with amino-acid sequence MIVSLKGKFAEAVVAGRAAKGFPADLLAVAERKMQALDNAHVLSDLRSPPGNRLEALKGNRAGQHSIRINDQWRICFVWTDAGAEDVEIVDYH; translated from the coding sequence GTGATCGTTTCGCTGAAGGGCAAGTTTGCGGAGGCGGTGGTCGCCGGCAGGGCCGCGAAAGGCTTTCCGGCCGATCTTCTCGCCGTGGCGGAGCGGAAGATGCAGGCACTCGACAATGCGCATGTGCTTTCCGACCTGCGCTCGCCGCCCGGCAACAGGCTGGAGGCCCTGAAGGGCAATCGTGCGGGGCAGCACTCGATCCGGATCAACGACCAGTGGCGTATCTGCTTCGTCTGGACGGATGCCGGCGCCGAGGATGTCGAGATCGTGGATTATCATTAG
- a CDS encoding HigA family addiction module antitoxin — translation MSISFARPVHPGEFLREEYLVPLGMSAGTLARELRVPRTRIERIVKEEIGVTPDTALRLAKFFDTTPQFWMNFQTAWELAAEARAKKDEIGQIRAMERAA, via the coding sequence ATGAGCATCAGCTTCGCCCGTCCTGTCCATCCCGGCGAGTTCCTGCGAGAGGAATACCTTGTGCCGCTCGGCATGAGCGCCGGAACCCTGGCACGCGAACTGCGCGTGCCGCGCACCCGTATCGAGCGGATCGTCAAGGAGGAGATCGGCGTGACCCCCGACACGGCACTCAGGCTGGCAAAGTTCTTCGACACCACGCCGCAGTTCTGGATGAATTTCCAGACGGCGTGGGAATTGGCAGCCGAGGCGCGGGCGAAGAAGGACGAGATCGGGCAGATCAGGGCGATGGAGCGGGCGGCGTAG
- a CDS encoding transposase produces the protein MPRLARIVVPGVPHHVTQRGNRRERVFFSPDDYRAYRAILAEAARAIGTEVWAYCLMPNHVHLILVPSHPDGLRAPLGEAHRRYTRRINDREGWTGHLWQGRFGSVPMDEDHLEGAVRYVSLNPVRAGLVKRAEDWPWSSVRAHLAGEGDGLVAVTPVLDRWPGFTTMIETEPTVAEMNSLRKAETSGRPLGSKDWVEGLGVTMGKRGRKAG, from the coding sequence GTGCCGCGTCTTGCCCGCATCGTCGTGCCAGGCGTTCCGCATCATGTGACGCAGCGCGGCAACCGGCGCGAGCGGGTATTCTTTTCGCCGGACGATTATCGGGCCTATCGCGCCATTTTGGCGGAGGCAGCGCGGGCGATAGGGACGGAGGTCTGGGCCTACTGCCTGATGCCCAACCATGTACATCTGATCCTCGTGCCGTCGCATCCCGACGGACTGCGCGCGCCGCTCGGCGAGGCGCACCGGCGATACACGCGGCGGATCAACGATCGCGAGGGCTGGACGGGACACCTGTGGCAGGGGCGCTTCGGCTCCGTGCCGATGGACGAGGACCATCTCGAAGGTGCGGTCCGCTACGTGTCGCTCAATCCGGTGCGGGCAGGGCTGGTGAAAAGGGCGGAGGACTGGCCCTGGTCGAGCGTGCGGGCGCATCTGGCGGGCGAGGGGGATGGGTTGGTGGCGGTCACTCCCGTGCTCGATCGCTGGCCCGGCTTTACCACGATGATTGAGACGGAGCCGACGGTCGCGGAGATGAATTCTCTCCGCAAGGCGGAGACGTCGGGGCGTCCGCTGGGAAGCAAGGATTGGGTGGAAGGGCTCGGCGTGACGATGGGAAAGCGCGGCAGGAAGGCGGGGTAA
- a CDS encoding ATP-dependent helicase, whose amino-acid sequence MVDYPDDIPFFDAPKGGAPAKPAGSLAARAMAARSGHAGQPDYLAGLNPEQRLAVETTEGPVLVLAGAGTGKTRVLTTRIAHILKLGLAYPSQILAVTFTNKAAREMKQRIAVLIGEGSAEGMPWLGTFHSIGVKILRRHAELASLKSGFTILDTDDVVRLIKQLIQAENLDDKRWPARQFAQMIDGWKNKGLSPKDIPEGDARAFANGKGRELYAAYQERLRTLNACDFGDLLLHPIRIFRDHPDVLADYHHRFRYILVDEYQDTNTAQYMWLRLLAQRPKSGAGGPSPSRGGWPAESRPGGVAGDVRDAPVKSNDRGVQVEGTPPGQPPAGHPPLEGEGSPRRAPVNICCVGDDDQSIYGWRGAEVDNILRFDKDFPGATIIRLERNYRSTAHILGAASHLIAHNEGRLGKTLFTDHADPEDGRVQVHAAWDSEEEARAVGEEIEQLQRRGHALNDMAILVRASFQMREFEDRFVTLGLNYRVIGGPRFYERQEIRDAMAYFRVVAQGADDLAFERIVNVPKRGLGESAVRQIHDTARALRVPMLEAASRLAESDEMKPKPRAALREICAHFGRWQEALERIPHTELAEQILEESGYVDMWKADKSAEAPGRLENLKELIRSMEDYESLRSFLEHVALVMDAEQNAELDAVSIMTLHSAKGLEFETVFLPGWEEGLFPHQRALDEGGRTGLEEERRLAYVGLTRAKKNLHIWFVSNRRIHGLWQSTIPSRFLDELPDTHVEVADAGKSYGGYSAPYGGAGGFASGRGGGRQNPYGASRFDNLGSHSSPPNRGGEGGPRSGPDEGARAFSNTYATPGWARAQQNRTAATDRNWGSRSGHQVERIGYGETDSGFGAGRGSVKGRTIEGELVAKSVATEPSRFHVGDRVFHQKFGNGNIAAIDGNKLTIDFDKAGQKRVLDGFVSGV is encoded by the coding sequence ATGGTGGACTATCCCGACGACATCCCCTTCTTCGACGCCCCCAAAGGCGGCGCTCCGGCGAAGCCTGCCGGTTCCCTCGCCGCGCGCGCCATGGCCGCGCGGTCCGGCCACGCCGGCCAGCCGGACTATCTCGCCGGCCTGAACCCCGAGCAGCGCCTTGCCGTCGAGACCACCGAGGGCCCCGTACTGGTGCTCGCGGGTGCCGGCACCGGCAAGACGCGCGTGCTCACCACCCGCATCGCCCACATCCTCAAGCTCGGGCTCGCCTACCCGTCGCAGATCCTCGCCGTCACCTTCACCAACAAGGCGGCGCGCGAGATGAAGCAGAGGATCGCCGTGCTCATCGGCGAGGGCTCGGCCGAGGGCATGCCCTGGCTCGGCACCTTCCACTCGATCGGCGTCAAGATCCTGCGCCGCCATGCCGAACTCGCCAGCCTGAAATCCGGCTTCACCATTCTGGACACCGACGACGTCGTGCGCCTGATCAAGCAGTTGATCCAGGCCGAGAACCTCGACGACAAGCGCTGGCCGGCGCGCCAGTTCGCCCAGATGATCGACGGCTGGAAGAACAAGGGGCTGTCGCCGAAGGACATTCCCGAAGGCGACGCCCGCGCCTTCGCCAACGGCAAGGGCCGCGAACTCTACGCCGCCTACCAGGAGCGCCTGCGCACCCTCAATGCCTGCGACTTCGGCGACCTCTTGCTGCACCCGATCCGCATCTTCCGCGACCACCCCGACGTGCTCGCCGACTACCACCATCGCTTCCGCTACATCCTCGTCGACGAATACCAGGACACCAACACCGCCCAGTACATGTGGCTCAGGCTGCTGGCTCAGCGGCCGAAAAGCGGCGCGGGGGGTCCCTCCCCCTCGAGGGGAGGGTGGCCGGCTGAAAGCCGGCCGGGTGGGGTCGCCGGCGACGTGCGCGACGCTCCGGTCAAGTCGAACGATCGGGGCGTGCAGGTGGAGGGGACCCCTCCCGGCCAGCCTCCGGCTGGCCACCCTCCCCTCGAGGGGGAGGGATCGCCCCGTCGCGCTCCCGTCAACATCTGCTGCGTCGGCGACGACGACCAGTCCATCTACGGCTGGCGCGGCGCCGAGGTCGACAACATCCTGCGCTTCGACAAGGATTTTCCTGGCGCCACCATCATCCGGCTGGAGCGCAACTACCGCTCCACCGCCCACATCCTGGGCGCCGCCTCGCATCTCATCGCCCACAACGAGGGCCGCCTCGGCAAGACGCTGTTCACCGATCACGCCGACCCGGAGGACGGAAGAGTCCAGGTCCACGCCGCCTGGGATTCGGAGGAAGAAGCCCGCGCCGTCGGCGAGGAGATCGAGCAGCTGCAGCGCCGCGGCCATGCGCTCAACGACATGGCGATTCTCGTTCGCGCCTCCTTCCAGATGCGCGAGTTCGAGGACCGTTTCGTCACGCTCGGCCTCAACTACCGCGTCATCGGCGGCCCGCGCTTCTACGAGCGTCAGGAGATCCGCGACGCGATGGCCTATTTCCGCGTCGTCGCGCAAGGCGCCGACGACCTCGCCTTCGAGCGCATCGTCAACGTGCCGAAGCGGGGCCTGGGCGAAAGCGCCGTCCGCCAGATCCACGACACCGCCCGCGCGCTGCGCGTGCCCATGTTGGAGGCCGCCTCGCGTCTCGCCGAGAGCGACGAGATGAAGCCCAAGCCCCGCGCAGCACTCCGCGAAATCTGCGCCCATTTCGGCCGCTGGCAGGAGGCGCTGGAGCGCATCCCCCACACCGAGCTCGCCGAGCAGATTTTGGAAGAGAGCGGCTATGTCGACATGTGGAAGGCCGACAAGTCGGCCGAGGCGCCCGGCCGGCTGGAGAACCTGAAGGAACTCATCCGCTCGATGGAGGACTACGAGTCGCTCCGCTCCTTCCTCGAGCACGTGGCGCTGGTCATGGATGCCGAGCAGAATGCCGAACTGGACGCCGTCTCGATCATGACGCTGCACTCGGCCAAGGGTCTCGAATTCGAGACCGTTTTTCTCCCCGGCTGGGAGGAAGGCCTCTTCCCCCACCAGCGCGCGCTCGACGAAGGCGGCCGCACCGGCCTCGAGGAAGAGCGCCGCCTCGCCTATGTCGGGCTCACCCGCGCCAAGAAGAACCTGCACATCTGGTTCGTCTCCAACCGCCGCATCCACGGCCTGTGGCAATCCACCATCCCCTCGCGCTTCCTCGACGAGCTGCCGGACACCCATGTCGAGGTCGCCGACGCCGGCAAATCCTACGGCGGCTACTCTGCCCCCTATGGCGGCGCCGGCGGTTTCGCCTCGGGGCGCGGCGGCGGCAGGCAGAACCCCTACGGCGCCTCGCGCTTCGACAATCTCGGCTCCCACTCTTCTCCCCCCAATCGGGGGGGAGAAGGTGGCCCGCGCAGCGGTCCGGATGAGGGGGCCCGCGCCTTCTCCAACACCTACGCCACCCCCGGCTGGGCCCGCGCGCAACAGAACCGCACCGCGGCCACCGACCGCAACTGGGGCTCCCGCTCCGGCCACCAGGTCGAGCGCATCGGCTATGGCGAAACGGACTCCGGCTTCGGCGCCGGCCGCGGCTCGGTCAAGGGCCGCACCATCGAGGGCGAACTGGTAGCGAAGTCCGTCGCCACGGAACCCTCAAGATTCCACGTCGGCGACCGGGTGTTCCACCAAAAATTCGGCAACGGCAACATCGCGGCGATCGACGGCAACAAGCTGACGATCGATTTCGACAAGGCCGGGCAGAAACGGGTGCTGGACGGGTTTGTGAGTGGGGTGTGA
- a CDS encoding Spy/CpxP family protein refolding chaperone, with protein MTNQDNGNFDGPVIDHDANEPKKSGRYGTAFVVGVGLAAVIAIGAGAAIAQGGWGPGGHMGMRFAEHRFEKVMEEIGASDEQQDKIFAIVDRTRAELRPMGREFRGMHEEVAALLTAPTIDKAAVEALRAKRIAEVDEASKKAVAAVVEAAEVLTPEQRAKLAAEIKDRHDGRGRW; from the coding sequence ATGACCAATCAGGACAACGGCAATTTCGACGGCCCGGTGATCGACCACGACGCAAACGAGCCGAAGAAGTCGGGGCGCTACGGCACCGCCTTCGTCGTCGGCGTCGGCCTCGCCGCGGTGATCGCGATCGGCGCGGGCGCCGCGATCGCCCAGGGCGGCTGGGGCCCTGGCGGTCACATGGGCATGCGCTTCGCCGAGCATCGCTTCGAGAAGGTGATGGAGGAGATCGGCGCCAGCGACGAGCAGCAGGACAAGATTTTCGCCATCGTCGACCGGACGCGCGCCGAACTCAGGCCGATGGGACGCGAATTCCGCGGCATGCACGAGGAAGTGGCGGCACTCCTGACCGCGCCGACCATCGACAAGGCCGCTGTCGAGGCGCTGCGCGCCAAGCGCATCGCCGAGGTCGACGAAGCGTCGAAGAAGGCTGTCGCGGCGGTGGTCGAGGCGGCCGAGGTGCTGACGCCGGAGCAGCGCGCCAAGCTCGCCGCGGAAATCAAGGACAGGCACGACGGCCGCGGCCGCTGGTAG
- a CDS encoding ferric reductase-like transmembrane domain-containing protein — translation MSRFSPYLLWLALALPGLGLAWQFATSADPQIAHELLHPTGEFSARFMIIAMLASPLILIFRNGRFPRWLRRNRRYFGVASFAYAAAHTVLYLIDRGTLDGVIEQIGRLDIWTGWLAMAIFVPLAVTSAYWAQRAMGPAWKALQRWTYPAAVLTLIHWAALHDWGHPAAALVHFGPLAALEAYRLWYWYGPRDRERVRA, via the coding sequence ATGTCCCGCTTCTCCCCCTATCTGCTCTGGCTGGCGCTGGCGCTGCCCGGCCTCGGCCTCGCCTGGCAGTTCGCCACCTCGGCCGATCCGCAAATCGCCCACGAACTGCTGCATCCCACGGGCGAGTTCTCGGCCCGGTTCATGATCATCGCCATGCTGGCCTCGCCGCTGATCCTGATCTTCCGCAATGGCCGCTTTCCGCGCTGGCTGCGCCGCAACCGGCGCTATTTCGGCGTGGCCAGTTTCGCCTATGCGGCGGCGCACACGGTGCTTTACCTGATCGACCGCGGCACACTCGACGGCGTGATCGAGCAGATCGGCCGGCTCGACATCTGGACCGGGTGGCTGGCCATGGCGATCTTCGTGCCGCTGGCCGTGACCTCGGCCTATTGGGCGCAGCGTGCGATGGGCCCGGCATGGAAGGCGCTGCAGCGGTGGACCTACCCGGCGGCCGTGCTGACGCTGATCCACTGGGCGGCGCTGCACGACTGGGGCCATCCGGCCGCCGCCCTGGTGCATTTCGGCCCGCTGGCGGCGCTGGAAGCCTACCGGTTGTGGTATTGGTACGGACCGAGAGACCGCGAAAGAGTCAGGGCATGA
- a CDS encoding response regulator transcription factor translates to MADEILIIDDDARLAAMLSDYLTTNGFVVATAGSGRSGVEALRRRPPAAVILDVMLPDIDGFETCRQIRAFSDLPVLMLTAKGEETDRIVGLELGADDYLPKPFNPRELLARLKAILRRRGAGDNHRILRFGRLEIDPGSRSVKIEGEERSLTSHQFDLLVALAENAGRTLSREQLMDMVKGEELEAFDRSIDVHVSRIRAAIETDPKNPRRLITVRGAGYVFARYQDDA, encoded by the coding sequence ATGGCGGACGAGATCCTGATCATCGATGACGATGCGCGGCTTGCCGCGATGCTGTCGGATTATCTGACGACGAACGGTTTTGTCGTCGCCACCGCGGGCAGCGGCCGCAGCGGCGTCGAGGCATTGCGGCGACGACCTCCGGCCGCGGTGATCCTCGACGTCATGCTGCCGGACATCGACGGGTTCGAGACATGCCGGCAGATTCGCGCCTTTTCCGACCTGCCGGTCCTGATGCTCACCGCCAAGGGCGAGGAGACGGACCGCATCGTCGGGCTCGAACTCGGTGCCGACGACTATCTCCCGAAACCGTTCAATCCGCGCGAGCTTTTGGCGCGGCTGAAGGCGATTCTCCGGCGGCGCGGGGCGGGCGACAATCACCGAATCCTGCGCTTCGGGCGGCTCGAGATCGATCCAGGCTCCCGCTCGGTGAAGATTGAGGGAGAGGAGCGCTCGCTCACCAGCCATCAGTTCGACCTGCTCGTCGCGCTCGCCGAGAACGCCGGGCGCACGCTGTCACGCGAGCAGCTGATGGACATGGTCAAGGGCGAGGAGCTGGAAGCCTTCGACCGGTCCATCGACGTGCATGTCTCGCGCATCCGTGCCGCGATCGAGACCGACCCGAAGAACCCGCGCCGGCTGATCACGGTGCGCGGCGCCGGCTACGTCTTCGCCCGCTACCAGGACGACGCCTGA
- a CDS encoding HAMP domain-containing sensor histidine kinase, with protein sequence MRLFRFFRGRLYVKIYLTVILSLGAVAVATGIYWSTAIDREELGWAQRRDRFVAEMLPTGEDPVMTQAIVERFAKAFDADISLYSSDRRLLAAAGEDLPPPPPSGSFDHDDDDDDGWFGGRQHRRPFVVDLGDGRTLVAQLDAPWDGPKRGALGYLVLIAGVIALAAYPFVRQVTRRLESLRAGVEAFGKGDLVARVPVKGRDEVAAVARSFNAAAERIERLVGAHRALLANASHELRSPVTRLRMAMDLYETPQDGVAMDGRAREEMLRNLGEIDQLVDEILLASRLDHVKGLERPERLDLFALVTEECARNGVEATGAPAEVMGDARLLTRLVRNLVVNALRHGRPPVEVDVREDRKRVLLSVRDHGDGLPKGEEKRVFEPFYRPGGRSEAAGGWGLGLALVRQIAEHHSGSVRVEAAEGGGARFVVELPVGK encoded by the coding sequence ATGCGGCTCTTCAGGTTTTTTCGCGGCCGCCTCTACGTCAAGATCTACCTGACCGTGATCCTGTCGCTGGGCGCCGTCGCGGTGGCGACCGGCATCTACTGGAGCACCGCGATCGATCGGGAGGAGCTGGGCTGGGCACAGCGGCGCGACCGCTTCGTTGCCGAAATGCTGCCGACGGGCGAGGATCCCGTGATGACGCAGGCGATCGTCGAGCGATTTGCGAAAGCCTTCGACGCCGACATCTCGCTCTATTCGTCCGACCGGCGACTCCTCGCCGCGGCCGGCGAGGATCTGCCCCCGCCGCCGCCTAGTGGAAGCTTCGACCACGACGATGACGATGACGATGGCTGGTTCGGCGGTCGCCAGCACCGAAGGCCCTTCGTGGTAGATCTTGGCGACGGGCGCACCCTGGTCGCCCAGCTCGACGCGCCGTGGGACGGACCGAAGCGCGGCGCGCTCGGCTATCTGGTGCTGATCGCGGGCGTGATCGCGCTCGCCGCCTATCCGTTCGTGCGCCAGGTGACGCGGCGACTGGAGAGCCTGCGGGCCGGGGTCGAGGCGTTCGGCAAGGGCGATCTCGTCGCGCGGGTGCCGGTCAAGGGCAGGGACGAAGTGGCGGCGGTGGCAAGGAGCTTCAACGCGGCGGCGGAGCGGATCGAGCGACTGGTCGGCGCGCACCGAGCGCTGCTGGCCAATGCCAGCCACGAACTGCGCTCGCCGGTGACGCGGCTCAGGATGGCGATGGACCTCTACGAGACGCCGCAGGACGGTGTCGCGATGGATGGCCGGGCGCGCGAAGAGATGCTGCGCAACCTGGGCGAGATCGACCAGCTGGTGGACGAGATCCTGCTCGCCAGCCGCCTCGATCACGTCAAGGGACTGGAACGACCGGAACGGCTCGACCTGTTCGCGCTGGTGACCGAGGAATGCGCCCGCAATGGCGTCGAGGCGACTGGCGCGCCGGCCGAGGTAATGGGTGACGCGCGGCTTCTCACCCGCCTCGTGCGCAATCTCGTGGTCAATGCTCTGCGCCACGGCCGCCCGCCGGTCGAGGTCGATGTTCGGGAAGATCGCAAACGCGTGCTGCTTTCCGTCCGCGACCATGGCGACGGGCTGCCGAAAGGCGAGGAAAAGCGGGTGTTCGAGCCGTTCTACCGTCCGGGGGGGCGCAGCGAGGCGGCCGGCGGCTGGGGACTGGGGCTCGCGCTGGTGCGCCAGATCGCCGAGCACCATAGCGGATCCGTGAGGGTTGAGGCAGCGGAGGGGGGCGGGGCGCGCTTCGTGGTCGAACTGCCAGTAGGAAAATAA